Proteins from a genomic interval of Onychostoma macrolepis isolate SWU-2019 chromosome 17, ASM1243209v1, whole genome shotgun sequence:
- the zgc:162964 gene encoding Golgi resident protein GCP60 — protein sequence MMEFDRAEQDNDQIEKTGENGINTETHASGTEEDCKSYEDHEEPQKSWSLERNWGFTLEELFKLALKFFKEMNGKAFNPTYEENLRLVALHKQITIGPYDPIECPEIGFFDVLGNDRRKEWLRLGSMAKEDAMEDFVKLLNSCCSLFAPYVTSHKIEKEEQEKRQREEEERLRLEREEQERRRLEEEARRREEEERRIKEEEQRRKDETERLQIERQKQQIMAVLNAQTAVQCQQYAKQQYPDNPDQQQLLIRQLQEQHYQQYMHQALRLQQMALQKQQDSNVNQMSEALPSPVSNEAVPTCNPNSQSNSLENQEQQTDSKAFHLCVEGKAGEVPIIAPSMWTRPQIKEFKEKVLHDQDSVITVGRGEVLSVRVPTHQDGSHLFWEFATDHYDIGFGLYFEWKDKTMPASTETTETKEGTEQVEGEKQTEQRQCPLVHEIVPVSRRDSHEEVYAGSHQYPGQGVHLLKFDNSYSLWRPKVVYYRVYYTR from the exons ATGATGGAGTTTGACAGAGCAGAACAAGACAACGACCAGATAGAGAAAACCGGCGAGAACGGCATTAACACCGAAACTCACGCCTCCGGCACTGAGGAAGACTGTAAATCATACGAGGATCATGAAGAACCTCAGAAATCATGGAGTTTGGAGAGAAACTGGGGATTTACTTTAGAGGAGCTCTTCAAACTTGCGCTGAAATTTTTTAAAG AGATGAATGGGAAGGCGTTTAACCCAACATATGAAGAAAATCTCCGTTTGGTTGCACTACATAAGCAGATCACTATTGGTCCGTATGATCCAATTGAATGTCCAGAAATTGGGTTCTTTGATGTACTAGGAAACGACAGAAG GAAAGAATGGCTACGGCTGGGCAGCATGGCTAAAGAAGATGCCATGGAGGACTTTGTGAAGCTTCTGAACTCCTGTTGTAGTCTGTTTGCACCATATGTGACATCACATAAGATTGAGAAGGAGGAACAAGAGAAGAGACA aAGAGAAGAGGAAGAACGTCTCAGGCTGGAGAGAGAAGAGCAGGAGCGACGACGACTGGAAGAAGAAGCACGACGCAGAGAGgaagaagagaggaggataAAAGAGGAGgaacagagaagaaaagatgAGACAGAAAGGTTACAGATAGAGCGGCAAAA ACAACAGATCATGGCTGTTCTGAATGCACAAACGGCAGTGCAGTGTCAACAGTATGCCAAACAGCAGTATCCAGACAATCCAGACCAGCAGCAGTTACTCATCAGGCAGCTGCAGGAACAGCACTACCAACAGTACATGCACCAGGCCCTCCGCTTACAGCAG ATGGCCTTGCAGAAGCAGCAGGACTCAAATGTGAATCAAATGTCAGAGGCTCTTCCTTCTCCTGTGTCAAATGAAGCTGTGCCCACCTGCAATCCCAACAGCCAATCAAATTCATTAGAGAATCAAGAACAGCAGACAGACTCAAAAGCCTTCCATTTGTGTGTAGAGGGCAAAGCAGGAG AAGTACCTATCATTGCTCCCTCTATGTGGACACGGCCTCAGATTAAGGAGTTTAAGGAAAAGGTGTTGCACGATCAGGACTCTGTGATCACAGTGGGCCGAGGGGAGGTGTTGTCCGTACGGGTTCCCACTCATCAGGATGGCTCACACCTGTTTTGGGAATTTGCCACCGATCACTACGATATCGGTTTTGGGCTGTACTTTGAGTGGAAAGACAAGACCATGCCAGCAAGCACTGAAACTACTGAAACTAAAGAAG GCACAGAACAAGTTGAAGGAGAGAAGCAGACAGAACAGCGCCAGTGTCCACTGGTACATGAGATTGTTCCTGTTTCCCGTCGTGACAGCCATGAGGAAGTTTATGCAGGCAGTCACCAATATCCTGGTCAAGGAGTTCATCTTCTGAAATTTGACAATTCCTACTCCCTCTGGAGGCCAAAGGTTGTCTATTACAGAGTTTATTACACCAGATAA